A single window of Phyllostomus discolor isolate MPI-MPIP mPhyDis1 chromosome 13, mPhyDis1.pri.v3, whole genome shotgun sequence DNA harbors:
- the LOC114509948 gene encoding olfactory receptor 8A1, producing the protein MAAENHSTVVEFILGGLTKRPELQLPLFLLFLGIYSVTMIGNLGMMTLIGLNAQLHTPMYFFLSNLSFVDLCYSSVITPKMLVNFLSEKNIISYAGCMSQLYFFLVFVIAECYMLTVMAYDRYVAICRPLRYNIIMSHHVCSLLVAVVYVIGLVDSTIETGLMIQLPYCKVLISHYFCDILPLMKLSCSSTYDVEVTVFFLAGFNIIVTCLTVLVSYAFIFSSILRISTAEGRSKAFSTCSSHLVAVGMFYGSTAFMYLKPSTASSLAQENVASVFYTTVIPMLNPLIYSLRNKKVKAAIQKTLRRKMF; encoded by the coding sequence ATGGCTGCAGAAAATCACTCTACAGTGGTGGAGTTCATTCTCGGGGGATTAACAAAGCGACCAGAGCTCCagctccccctctttctcctcttccttgggATCTACTCCGTCACCATGATAGGGAACCTGGGCATGATGACATTAATTGGTCTGAATGCTCAGCttcacacccccatgtacttcttcctcagcaATCTGTCATTCGTGGATCTCTGCTACTCTTCTGTCATTACCCCTAAAATGCTGGTGAACTTCTTGTCAGAAAAAAACATCATCTCCTATGCAGGGTGCATGTCACAGCTCTACTTCTTCCTTGTGTTTGTCATTGCTGAGTGTTACATGCTGACagtgatggcctatgaccgctatgttGCCATCTGCAGGCCTTTGCGTTACAACATTATCATGTCTCATCACGTCTGCTCCCTGCTGGTGGCTGTGGTTTATGTCATAGGGCTTGTTGACTCAACAATAGAGACTGGCCTCATGATACAACTGCCCTATTGTAAGGTCCTCATCAGTCATTACTTCTGTGACATCCTCCCCCTCATGAAGCTCTCCTGCTCCAGCACCTATGATGTTGAGGTGACAGTCTTCTTTTTGGCTGGATTCAACATCATAGTCACCTGCTTAACAGTCCTTGTTTCCTATGCCTTCATCTTCTCCAGCATCCTCCGCATCAGCACTGCAGAAGGAAGGTCCAAAGCCTTTAGCACCTGCAGCTCCCACCTTGTGGCTGTGGGGATGTTCTATGGATCCACTGCATTCATGTACTTAAAACCCTCCACAGCCAGTTCCCTGGCCCAGGAGAACGTGGCCTCTGTGTTCTACACCACAGTGATCCCCATGCTGAACCCCCTAATCTACAGTTTGAGGAACAAGAAAGTAAAGGCTGCCATCCAGAAAACACTGaggagaaaaatgttttga
- the PANX3 gene encoding pannexin-3: MSLAHTAAEYMLSDALLPDRKGPRLKGLHLELPLDRMVKFIAVGFPLLLMSLAFAQEFSSGSPISCFSPSNFSVRQAAYVDSSCWDSLVHHEQGEPGRYKLKSLWPHKALPYSLLALAMVMYLPVLLWQYAAVPALSSDLLFIISELDKSYNRSIRLVQHMLKIQQKSSDPDDFWDDLEKARKERYFEFPLLERYLACKQRSHSLVATYLLRNSLLLLFTSATYLYLGHFHLDVFFLKEFSCSVKTGLLSNETHIPDLITCRLTSLSVFQIVSLSTIAVYTLLVPVIIYNLTRLCQWDKRLLSIYEMLPAFDLLSRKMLGCPINDLNVILLFLRANISELISFSWLNVLCVLKDTSTQKHNIDTVIDFMTVLAGLEPAKPKHLTHQVSDENP; encoded by the exons ATGTCACTTGCACACACAGCTGCAGAGTACATGCTGTCAGATGCCCTGCTGCCTGACCGCAAGGGCCCTCGCCTCAAAGGACTGCACCTAGAACTACCCCTGGATCGCATGGTCAAGTTCATAGCCGTGGGCTTCCCCCTGTTGCTGATGTCCCTGGCATTTGCCCAGGAGTTCTCCTCCG GGTCTCCCATCAGCTGCTTCTCTCCCAGTAACTTCAGTGTTCGGCAGGCGGCCTATGTGGACAGTTCCTGTTGGGACTCACTGGTTCACCATGAACAGGGTGAGCCTGGGAGGTACAAGCTGAAATCCCTCTGGCCTCATAAG GCCCTCCCCTActccctgctggccctggccaTGGTCATGTACCTGCCAGTTCTGCTGTGGCAGTATGCAGCTGTGCCGGCCCTCAGCTCAGACCTGCTATTCATCATCAGTGAACTGGACAAATCCTACAACCGCTCCATCCGCCTGGTGCAGCACATGCTGAAGATCCAGCAGAAGAGCTCGGATCCTGATGACTTCTGGGATGATCTGGAAAA GGCTCGGAAAGAACGATACTTTGAATTCCCCTTGCTTGAGCGGTACCTGGCATGTAAGCAGCGCTCACATTCACTAGTGGCTACCTACCTCCTGAGGAACTCCCTCTTGCTCCTCTTCACCTCGGCCACCTACCTGTACCTTGGCCACTTCCACCTGGATGTCTTCTTCCTAAAGGAATTCAGTTGTTCTGTCAAGACAGGGCTGCTAAGTAATGAGACCCACATCCCTGATCTCATCACATGCAGACTGACATCCCTGTCTGTTTTCCAGATTGTTAGTCTCTCCACTATAGCAGTATACACCCTGCTGGTTCCAGTGATAATCTACAACCTCACGCGGCTATGTCAGTGGGACAAGCGACTCCTATCCATCTATGAGATGCTCCCAGCATTTGACCTCCTCAGCAGAAAGATGCTGGGGTGCCCCATCAATGACCTCAATGTGATCCTTCTTTTCCTCCGAGCCAACATCTCCGAGCTCATCTCTTTTAGCTGGCTGAATGTTTTATGTGTGTTGAAGGACACAAGCACCCAGAAGCACAACATTGACACTGTGATCGATTTCATGACTGTACTAGCTGGCTTAGAACCTGCAAAACCTAAACACCTCACTCATCAGGTATCTGATGAAAACCCATAG